In one window of bacterium DNA:
- a CDS encoding NnrS family protein produces MAAYEPPHTPSHRCRGALRGPRVWGRSRTPRTCSRGRPRQRRIPGRLRSLAGADLVGPGTGPCNVLQAGARRRRQLRLGASARAADPCARDRQCEFSYARALAVPFCTARASRRLHGEGLSSLDSKPTTDETSSLTAALFALGFRPFFLAAGVAAILLIGIWVAALRGTSLPTLYDPVGGPMAWHGHEMLFGYVSAVIAGFLLTSVRNWTGLPTPTGPRLAGLAALWLAGRIAPFLPASIPPAWAAGLDLSFLPALALVLAIPLLRQGTTRNLVFVPILLALATANLLFHLQVLGIAGTGRAGQLLAVDLVVLVITIIGGRVVPFFIDRAIPEAQPLARPTLDALCVAGVVALGVLRLLGADDVLRVVAGLTAALHAARLAGWHDVRLWSKPLLWVLYLGYAWLVVGFAMTALSAVVPRFTSLALHAFTAGAMGSMTLGMMTRVSLGHTGRPLVASGAAVFSFIAIFAMGLTRVVIPAIAPSLYHDLIPIAGLLWIVAFLPFVAAFAPVLIRPRPDGRAG; encoded by the coding sequence ATGGCTGCGTACGAGCCTCCGCACACTCCATCTCATCGCTGTCGGGGCGCTCTACGGGGGCCACGTGTATGGGGTCGAAGCCGAACGCCTCGTACCTGCTCTCGTGGCCGTCCTCGCCAGCGGCGGATCCCTGGTCGTCTTCGAAGTCTGGCAGGCGCGGATCTGGTTGGTCCAGGTACGGGGCCTTGCAACGTTCTTCAAGCTGGGGCTCGTCGCCGCCGTCAGCTTCGCCTGGGAGCTTCGGCTCGTGCTGCTGACCCTTGCGCTCGTGATCGGCAGTGTGAGTTCTCATATGCCCGGGCGTTGGCGGTACCATTCTGTACTGCACGGGCGAGTCGCCGGCTCCACGGAGAGGGGTTGAGTTCCTTGGATTCGAAACCCACGACCGATGAGACGAGCTCCTTGACCGCGGCATTGTTCGCGCTGGGCTTTCGTCCATTCTTTCTGGCAGCCGGCGTTGCCGCCATCCTCCTGATCGGCATCTGGGTGGCCGCACTCCGCGGCACCAGCCTCCCCACACTGTACGACCCGGTCGGTGGCCCCATGGCCTGGCATGGCCATGAGATGCTCTTCGGCTACGTGAGCGCGGTGATCGCGGGATTCCTGCTCACGTCCGTCCGGAACTGGACGGGGTTGCCTACCCCAACCGGCCCGCGGCTCGCCGGGCTCGCGGCGCTCTGGCTGGCAGGCCGTATCGCGCCCTTCCTTCCGGCGAGCATCCCCCCGGCGTGGGCTGCCGGCCTGGATCTCTCGTTCCTCCCGGCGTTGGCGCTCGTGCTGGCCATTCCGCTGCTGCGCCAGGGTACGACCCGCAATCTGGTCTTCGTTCCGATCCTCCTCGCATTGGCAACCGCCAATCTGCTCTTCCATCTGCAGGTACTGGGCATTGCGGGTACGGGACGTGCAGGGCAACTGCTCGCGGTGGATCTGGTCGTGCTGGTGATCACGATCATCGGCGGCCGGGTGGTGCCCTTCTTCATCGACCGTGCCATTCCAGAGGCACAGCCATTGGCGAGACCGACCCTGGACGCTCTCTGCGTTGCCGGAGTGGTGGCGCTTGGCGTGCTGCGACTGCTCGGCGCAGACGACGTGCTTCGCGTCGTTGCAGGACTCACGGCCGCGCTCCATGCGGCTCGGCTCGCAGGCTGGCATGACGTGCGGCTCTGGTCGAAGCCACTCCTCTGGGTGTTGTACCTCGGGTACGCCTGGCTCGTCGTCGGCTTCGCGATGACGGCCCTCTCCGCCGTCGTGCCCCGTTTCACATCCCTGGCTCTGCATGCATTCACCGCGGGAGCCATGGGATCGATGACTCTCGGCATGATGACGCGCGTCTCACTCGGTCATACCGGGCGCCCGTTGGTCGCTTCAGGCGCAGCGGTCTTCAGCTTCATCGCCATCTTCGCAATGGGCCTCACCCGCGTCGTCATCCCCGCCATCGCGCCGAGCCTGTATCACGACCTGATCCCGATCGCGGGGCTCTTGTGGATCGTGGCTTTTCTGCCGTTCGTCGCAGCCTTCGCACCCGTTCTCATCCGGCCGCGGCCCGATGGGCGCGCCGGCTAG